A stretch of Aedes aegypti strain LVP_AGWG chromosome 2, AaegL5.0 Primary Assembly, whole genome shotgun sequence DNA encodes these proteins:
- the LOC110676051 gene encoding uncharacterized protein LOC110676051: protein MMDITEVGPRRIILNFIEQNRESALNQDENIDDNGQQNESLHEPRKESIRPVLEKYGKFQKTLTKQLDCGIVPDPKKLLQMNRILTEHFFGDMMFHGKRYPTWQEKQQLAVQILEEFPHLEQTRVSENAPVESYFFWVHGGLNTGCHTGLIETRVANMRKDVSPEDRKFRRAKIKSIVVTEDQVSTAAHISALNPTPGNAKIIADGMAQAHDLHESLLQKKDENRLHSIIDTFPHFLSFEGEMIIQAFDRLHEHPNNGPSLSALLRLGLLCDKTSWSQVEDGKKY, encoded by the exons ATGATGGATATAACCGAAGTGGGCCCCCGTAGGATCATACTTAACTTCATTGAACAAAACCGAGAGTCAGCTTTAAACCAGGATGAGAATATTGATGATAACGGACAACAAAACGAGTCCCTTCATGAGCCACGAAAAGAATCAATTCGACCCGTCCtggaaaaatatggaaaatttcaaaagactCTGACCAAACAACTTGACTGCGGAATAGTTCCAGATCCCAAGAAGCTGCTTCAGATGAATCGCATTCTTACCGAACATTTTTTCGGCGACATGATGTTCCATGGAAAAAG aTATCCCACGTGGCAAGAAAAGCAACAATTGGCTGTAcaaatcttggaagaatttccccATTTGGAGCAGACTCGTGTTTCGGAAAATGCACCTGTTGAG TCGTACTTTTTTTGGGTTCATGGTGGATTGAACACAGGATGCCACACAGGTTTGATCGAAACAAGAGTAGCAAACATGCGCAAAGACGTTTCACCCGAGGATCGTAAGTTTCGTCGAGCAAAGATAAAGAGCATTGTTGTCACCGAGGATCAAGTTAGTACCGCTGCGCATATTTCTGCGCTAAATCCAACTCCCGGAAATGCCAAGATTATTGCTGATGGTATGGCACAGGCTCACGACTTACATGAATCGCTCTTACAAAAAAAGGACGAAAATCGACTCCACAGCATCATCGACACGTTTCCGCACTTCCTCTCCTTTGAGGGTGAGATG ATCATTCAGGCTTTTGATCGGCTTCACGAACATCCGAATAATGGACCGTCTTTGAGCGCGCTTCTTCGTTTAGGGCTATTATGTGACAAAACTAGCTGGTCGCAAGTCGAAGATGGTaagaaatactaa